From Amia ocellicauda isolate fAmiCal2 chromosome 12, fAmiCal2.hap1, whole genome shotgun sequence, a single genomic window includes:
- the psmc4 gene encoding 26S proteasome regulatory subunit 6B: protein MEEIGVIVEKTQDEVPALSTSRPQTGLSFLAPEPEDLEDLYSRYKKLQQELEFLEVQEEYIKDEQKNLKKEFLHAQEEVKRIQSIPLVIGQFLEAVDQNTAIVGSTTGSNYYVRILSTIDRELLKPNASVALHKHSNALVDVLPPEADSSIMMLTSDQKPDVMYADIGGMDIQKQEVREAVELPLTHFELYKQIGIDPPRGVLMYGPPGCGKTMLAKAVAHHTTAAFIRVVGSEFVQKYLGEGPRMVRDVFRLAKENAPAIIFIDEIDAIATKRFDAQTGADREVQRILLELLNQMDGFDQNVNVKVIMATNRADTLDPALLRPGRLDRKIEFPLPDRRQKRLVFTTITSKMNLSEEVDLEDYVARPDKISGADINSICQEAGMLAVRENRYIVLAKDFEKAYKTVIKKDEQEHEFYK, encoded by the exons ATGGAGGAAATTGGAGTGATAGTTGAGAAAACCCAG GATGAGGTTCCTGCCCTGTCCACCTCCCGGCCCCAGACTGGCTTGTCTTTCCTTGCCCCTGAACCAGAAGACCTGGAGGATCTATACAGCCGCTACAAG AAGCTGCAGCAGGAGCTGGAGTTCTTGGAGGTGCAGGAGGAATATATCAAAGATGAACAGAAGAACCTGAAGAAGGAGTTCCTGCACGCCCAAGAGGAGGTCAAGAGGATCCAGAGCATCCCGTTGGTCATCGGCCAGTTCCTGGAGGCAGTGGACCAAAACACAGCCATCGTGGGCTCCACCACCG GGTCCAACTACTATGTGCGCATCCTTAGCACCATCGACCGGGAGCTGCTCAAGCCCAACGCCTCGGTGGCTCTTCACAAGCACAGCAATGCCCTGGTGGACGTCCTGCCCCCAGAGGCAGACAGCAGCATCATGATGCTCACCTCAG ATCAGAAACCAGATGTGATGTACGCAGACATTGGAGGCATGGACATTCAGAAACAGGAGGTTCGGGAAGCAGTGGAACTGCCCCTGACGCACTTTGAACTCTACAAACAG attGGGATTGACCCCCCCCGAGGTGTGCTGATGTACGGACCCCCAGGTTGTGGGAAGACCATGCTTGCCAAAGCAGTTGCTCATCACACAACAG cggcCTTTATTCGAGTGGTGGGCTCTGAGTTTGTCCAGAAGTACCTGGGGGAGGGGCCTAGGATGGTGCGAGACGTCTTCCGATTGGCCAAGGAGAATGCGCCCGCAATCATCTTCATTGACGAGATTGACGCCATCGCCACCAAGAGATTTGACGCCCAGACGGGAg CTGACAGAGAGGTCCAGAGGATCCTTCTGGAGCTGCTCAACCAGATGGACGGGTTTGACCAGAACGTCAATGTCAAG GTTATCATGGCCACCAACAGAGCAGACACACTTGACCCGGCTCTGCTGAGGCCTGGTCGATTGGACAGGAAGATTGAGTTCCCTCTTCCCGATCGGCGCCAGAAACGTCTAGTCTTCACCACCATCACCAGCAAGATGAACCTGTCGGAGGAGGTGGACCTGGAAGACT ATGTGGCCCGTCCGGACAAGATCTCTGGTGCCGACATCAACTCCATCTGCCAGGAG GCTGGGATGTTGGCCGTGCGAGAGAACCGCTACATCGTGCTGGCCAAGGACTTCGAGAAGGCCTACAAAACTGTCATCAAGAAGGACGAACAGGAGCACGAGTTCTACAAGTAG